One genomic segment of Osmia bicornis bicornis chromosome 16, iOsmBic2.1, whole genome shotgun sequence includes these proteins:
- the LOC114876697 gene encoding solute carrier family 35 member E3-like isoform X1 — MKKKILTAFYLILNIFFSIVIVLLNKWLYINVGFPNVTLSMIHFVVTFIGLIICEKFDVFCIKDIAIKEMFLIAVIFCGFVVLTNLSLEHNTVGTYQVAKMLTTPCVIMMQIIFYRKQFSIFVKLTLILITIGVVINFYYDIQFNIIGTVYASMGVFLTSLYQVMINIKQREFQMDPMQLLYYQAPLSAVMLFFVVPFLEPVEQTLTRSWSLIDLIMVILSGIVAFLVNLTSYWIIGKTSPLTYNMAGHFKFCLLLLGGSLLFHETLIINQVIGITLTLIGIILYAHVKVSTMYLLHYYLKKTFH; from the exons atgaagaaaaaaattcttaCAGCATTTTATTTGATTCTGAACATCTTCTTTTCTATTGTAattgtattattaaataaatggcTTTACATAAATGTTGGCTTTCCAAATGTCACACTTTCTATGATACATTTTGTCGTCACTTTTATTGGATTGATAATATGTGAAAAATTTGATGTTTTCTGTATAAAAGATATCGCGATCAAGGAAATGTTCTTGATCGCTGTAATATTTTGTGGATTTGTCGTGCTGACCAACTTAAGTTTGGAGCACAATACAGTTGGAACTTATCAAGTAGCTAAAATGCTGACAACACCTTGCGTGATAATGatgcaaataatattttatagaaaacaatttagcatatttgtaaaattaacaTTGATTCTTATCACGATAGGAgtagtaattaatttttactatgatattcaatttaatattattggAACTGTATACGCATCAATGGGAGTATTTCTAACGTCTTTATACCAAGTG ATGATAAATATTAAGCAAAGAGAATTTCAAATGGATCCAATGCAGTTGTTATATTATCAAGCACCTTTATCTGCTGTTATGTTATTCTTCGTTGTGCCATTCTTGGAACCTGTGGAACAGACATTGACAAGAAGTTGGTCATTAATAGACTTA ATCATGGTGATATTATCAGGCATAGTAGCATTCCTTGTCAACTTAACATCCTATTGGATAATAGGAAAAACATCTCCATTAAC TTATAACATGGCAGGACATTTCAAATTTTGCCTGTTACTTTTAGGTGGATCGTTACTATTTCATGAAACCCTTATTATAAATCAAGTAATTGGTATAACTTTGACATTGATTGGAATTATTTTGTATGCACATGTTAAAGTAAGCACTATGTATTTACTGCATTATTATTTGAAGAAAACTTTTCATTGA
- the LOC114876694 gene encoding nuclear pore complex protein Nup160 homolog: MEEFPLGYREVVPDQTVPEKWNEVTLNTGGSQSTLQDIKVPERAGGYSYNDCSKYFTRNRFIYWHICHDVLELIEHSLDINLANCRVRYKFTDTPLLDGISIHETINSVIILIVTVSSVHKLSFPHPETIHKNEHSLSTYKDLGIQSIFSEASAQNAKRIKEDPHMFHVITSAGTTNFPVPHAAASWFIPPQEALFALAYNSGTILLLRLDTKTGLVHTSELKQDSIVPRFLSGIATAFGGRSSEAHVAMSLTIHSCGNDTYLFALCREGNIRMWSCNKAQCVAVTDAAIDHRIASQGAQGHMLRKTLGPNNELYLGIFLKFSTRCEFSVLKPIQDNGIFKFIRLCTRFAQDQHLVDFSFTTTRLWAVWRTTDMDTVEVTHAQLSLSGTRVNSEWETAILEQTPDADYVLGDPDTDPRQAYIDYIFQPGQFSLTDITKALNIYRRSNCIEEKILGVSELKERVCIAVEAEIQAEIMDYELMDEDYLEIANRCWSKFYSCVIQYHANSTRPVGLLLLPNVYGVILLKKSSFSLLRPMEALEYLMFCNEKSYTSRFKTTPVLSQDDDICQDLITLMSALVLIEEQLSEETKAAMKRELYHLKSPDIIVDDLLSRLMLESEEPISDFITHHPSCHRLSNIRDISSAMAMLLEALTYDLGQPNKLEMNGDHDASKVLLNINHFLSSQLGISAIAKSVAQITLLRFSICRNLLILQQIILLRPELFDPRSLHSVKSSLAPRTVVLTQAYYVVTWICESTALSAPVQSLLDSSIQRLAMLKFVDARSNIGFRQHRSMSLLELFIQNSGAKHAHSLMAHTNLNANTLIPWHYGMLTHVTLIAQLIWPRSGNFIFPEWLLSSCQFLLVQEYVRLLNTWCEWNSASRKFILAVALLEMGEVQKACDHFLRASGGILTDEFLADALLDSSEMSESSALIQYYLKVVKLFEERNAADCIVQLAETAIMMADKEDPNLPTLHSIVFTQHLNLGHHTKAYNCLNSNPDAARRVDCLRQLVVTLFERKKLIDLISFPYVDMYEDLERIVEGRARSVDLMENNYYNFLYSFHINKGNMRKAASVMYEQAMRLSQESQSVPVVSRQAQCLLACINALHLVSENYRWIVRPVIDQNYSEEMDDQDMQSRRSMSDKEILNYNIKKQIEVLELNDIKKEYYIVDARLKVSKVNSELQVVTHAGPSELVIILSTIGLYTTALHLCDEFKINKSSVFESLTSQCIRLSRREDSNAWDWLIQNDIFDIGLTNTNLTNTAWGLLQYLTLSHEKDRCSELHKAVSRKLLQEGAFIPQWLLMSYKKRNAAELLRLMLNTGRILEASDLAVEYIHAVMGSGKIEHFGLQSFLTARDPPVWLPFNTLEILLYELKEASKENSIFSEGYQKLQETLNIYKEKVIRVSQDMIQLKFSSKKH; encoded by the exons ATGGAAGAATTCCCATTAGGGTACCGTGAAGTTGTGCCTGATCAAACAGTTCCAGAAAAATGGAACGAAGTTACATTGAACACGG GTGGAAGCCAAAGCACTTTACAAGACATAAAAGTTCCAGAAAGAGCTGGCGGTTATTCGTACAATGATTGCTCAAAGTATTTTACGCGCAACCGCTTTATTTATTGGCATATCTGTCACGATGTGCTAGAATTGATCGAGCATAGTTTAGATATTAATTTGGCCAATTGTAGAGTAAGATATAAATTTACAGATACACCGCTTTTGGATGGTATCTCTATACACGAAACAATTAATTCGGTTATCATATTGATAGTAACTGTTTCTAGTGTTCATAAACTATCATTTCCTCACCCTGAAACAATTCATAAAAAT GAACATTCATTGAGTACATACAAAGATTTAGGTATACAATCAATATTTAGTGAAGCATCTGCACAAAATGCGAAAAGAATCAAAGAGGATCCTCACATGTTTCATGTTATTACTAGTGCAGGAACTACAa ATTTTCCAGTGCCTCATGCAGCTGCATCATGGTTTATTCCTCCTCAGGAAGCATTATTTGCTCTTGCGTACAACTCAGGGACTATTCTTCTCCTAAGACTAGACACGAAAACCGGCCTAGTACATACCAGCGAATTGAAACAGGATTCTATTGTGCCAAGATTTCTAAGCGGTATTGCGACTGCTTTCGGTGGCCGTAGTTCCGAAGCTCACGTAGCTATGTCTCTAACGATACATAGTTGCGGAAATGATACGTATTTGTTCGCCCTGTGTCGCGAGGGAAACATTCGCATGTGGTCGTGTAACAAAGCCCAATGCGTGGCAGTAACCGATGCAGCTATCGACCATCGTATCGCATCCCAGGGTGCCCAGGGTCACATGTTGAGGAAAACGTTAGGTCCCAATAATGAATTATACCTGGGtatctttttaaaattcagCACCAGATGCGAGTTTAGTGTTTTAAAGCCCATTCAAGACAATgggatatttaaatttatcagattGTGTACGAGATTTGCGCAAGAC CAACATCTAGtcgatttttctttcacgacTACTCGATTATGGGCTGTTTGGAGGACGACCGATATGGACACTGTTGAAGTAACGCACGCACAATTATCGCTGTCCGGTACACGCGTCAATTCCGAATGGGAAACAGCGATTCTGGAACAAACGCCGGACGCAGATTACGTCCTCGGCGATCCTGACACTGATCCGAGACAAGCATACATagattatatttttcagccCGGACAATTTTCCTTGACGGATATAACGAAGGCGTTGAACATTTACAGAAGGTCCAATTGCATAGAGGAGAAGATTCTCGGCGTTTCCGAGTTGAAAGAACGCGTGTGCATCGCGGTGGAGGCTGAAATACAGGCTGAAATAATGGACTACGAGCTGATGGATGAAGATTATCTGGAGATCGCTAATCGTTGCTGGTCGAAATTTTATTCCTGCGTGATCCAGTATCATGCAAACAGCACCAGACCCGTTGGGTTACTATTACTACCGAACGTCTACGGAGTAATATTACTTAAAAAATCATCGTTCTCGCTTCTGAGACCGATGGAAGCTCTGGAATATTTAATGTTCTGTAACGAAAAATCGTACACGTCTCGGTTTAAAACAACGCCCGTTTTATCTCAAGACGATGATATATGCCAGGATCTCATTACGTTAATGTCGGCACTGGTCTTGATAGAAGAACAACTATCCGAGGAGACGAAAGCAGCGATGAAGAGAGAACTGTATCATTTAAAGAGTCCAGACATCATCGTCGATGATTTGTTATCAAGACTGATGTTAGAGTCGGAGGAACCCATTAGCGATTTTATCACCCATCATCCTAGCTGTCACAGGCTGTCGAATATTAGAGACATATCCAGCGCTATGGCGATGCTACTAGAAGCGTTAACGTACGACCTTGGCCAGCCGAATAAGTTGGAGATGAACGGGGACCACGATGCTTCGAAAGTTTTACTCAACATAAATCATTTTCTCAGCAGCCAGTTGGGTATCTCCGCAATAGCGAAAAGCGTAGCTCAGATAACGCTCCTGAGATTCTCAATCTGcagaaatttattaatcttGCAACAGATAATATTACTGCGACCCGAGTTATTCGATCCCAGGTCTTTGCATTCTGTTAAATCATCATTAGCACCCAGAACGGTAGTTTTAACCCAGGCTTATTATGTTGTCACGTGGATATGCGAATCTACAGCACTGTCAGCACCTGTTCAATCACTGTT AGATTCCAGTATCCAACGTTTAGCAATGTTGAAGTTCGTCGACGCTAGGTCCAACATAGGCTTCAGACAGCATCGATCAATGTCGTTACTTGAATTATTCATACAGAACAGTGGTGCGAAACATGCCCACAGTTTAATGGCTCATACTAATTTGAATGCAAACACTTTGATCCCCTGGCATTATGGCATGTTGACGCACGTTACGCTTATCGCACAGCTCAT ATGGCCAAGATCTGGGAACTTCATCTTTCCTGAATGGCTGTTGTCCAGTTGTCAGTTCCTCCTGGTTCAGGAGTACGTGAGGCTTTTAAACACATGGTGCGAATGGAACAGCGCGTCCCGAAAATTTATCCTGGCAGTAGCGTTACTGGAAATGGGAGAGGTACAGAAAGCCTGCGATCATTTCCTCCGAGCGTCTGGAGGAATTTTGACAGACGAATTCCTAGCCGATGCCCTGCTCGACTCCAGCGAAATGTCGGAGAGCAGCGCTTTgattcaatattatttaaaagttGTCAAGCTGTTCGAGGAACGCAATGCCGCCGACTGCATCGTACAGCTCGCCGAAACGGCTATAATGATGGCCGATAAAGAGGACCCTAATTTACCGACGCTGCATTCTATAGTGTTCACGCAACATTTGAACTTAGGGCATCACACGAAAGCGTacaattgtttaaattcaaaCCCGGACGCTGCTCGCAGAGTGGATTGCTTGAGGCAATTAGTGGTAACTTTATTTGAACGAAAGAAATTAATAGACTTGATTTCATTCCCGTACGTTGACATGTACGAGGATCTAGAAAGGATAGTAGAGGGCAGAGCCAGAAGCGTGGATCTGATGGAAAATAATTActacaattttttatacagTTTCCATATAAATAAAGGAAACATGCGAAAag CTGCTTCTGTGATGTACGAACAAGCCATGCGTTTGAGTCAAGAATCGCAGTCGGTTCCAGTTGTATCCAGACAAGCTCAGTGCTTATTAGCGTGCATTAATGCCTTACACCTTGTATCCGAGAATTACAGGTGGATTGTAAGACCTGTAATCGATCAGAATTATTCAGAGGAAATGGATGATCAGGATATGCAGTCAAGAAGAAGCATGAGCGACAAGGAGATTCTGAATTACAATATAAAGAAACAGATCGAGGTTCTCGAATTGAACGACATAAAGAAAGAATACTATATCGTGGACGCCAGATTGAAAGTATCAAAAGTAAATTCGGAACTGCAGGTGGTCACGCACGCCGGTCCCTCGGAACTTGTCATTATTTTGTCAACTATCGGGCTGTACACAACGGCGTTACATTTGTGCGACgagtttaaaataaataaaagttccGTCTTCGAGAGCCTCACCTCGCAGTGTATACGATTAAGTCGAAGAGAAGATTCGAACGCATGGGACTGGCTTATTCAGAATGATATATTCGATATCGGTCTGACTAACACAAATCTCACAAATACCGCTTGGGGATTGTTGCAGTACTTGACTTTGAGCCACGAGAAAGATAGGTGCAGCGAACTGCATAAAGCAGTTTCTAGAAAGTTACTTCAGGAAGGGGCTTTTATACCTCAGTGGTTATTAATGTCGTACAAG AAACGAAATGCCGCAGAACTTCTCCGTCTGATGCTGAACACTGGTAGAATATTAGAAGCTAGTGATTTGGCAGTGGAATATATTCATGCCGTGATGGGAAGCGGCAAGATAGAACATTTCGGTCTTCAATCATTCTTGACAGCTAGAGATCCACCGGTTTGGTTACCATTTAATACATTAGAAATACTTTTGTACGAGTTAAAGGAAGCCAGCAAAGagaattcaatattttctgaG gGTTATCAAAAATTACAAGAAACgttaaatatttacaaagaAAAAGTGATCAGGGTATCACAGGATATGATTCAACTGAAGTTCAGCAGCAAGAAGCACTGA
- the LOC114876697 gene encoding solute carrier family 35 member E3-like isoform X3, producing MKKKILTAFYLILNIFFSIVIVLLNKWLYINVGFPNVTLSMIHFVVTFIGLIICEKFDVFCIKDIAIKEMFLIAVIFCGFVVLTNLSLEHNTVGTYQVAKMLTTPCVIMMQIIFYRKQFSIFVKLTLILITIGVVINFYYDIQFNIIGTVYASMGVFLTSLYQVMINIKQREFQMDPMQLLYYQAPLSAVMLFFVVPFLEPVEQTLTRSWSLIDLIMVILSGIVAFLVNLTSYWIIGKTSPLTTFQILPVTFRWIVTIS from the exons atgaagaaaaaaattcttaCAGCATTTTATTTGATTCTGAACATCTTCTTTTCTATTGTAattgtattattaaataaatggcTTTACATAAATGTTGGCTTTCCAAATGTCACACTTTCTATGATACATTTTGTCGTCACTTTTATTGGATTGATAATATGTGAAAAATTTGATGTTTTCTGTATAAAAGATATCGCGATCAAGGAAATGTTCTTGATCGCTGTAATATTTTGTGGATTTGTCGTGCTGACCAACTTAAGTTTGGAGCACAATACAGTTGGAACTTATCAAGTAGCTAAAATGCTGACAACACCTTGCGTGATAATGatgcaaataatattttatagaaaacaatttagcatatttgtaaaattaacaTTGATTCTTATCACGATAGGAgtagtaattaatttttactatgatattcaatttaatattattggAACTGTATACGCATCAATGGGAGTATTTCTAACGTCTTTATACCAAGTG ATGATAAATATTAAGCAAAGAGAATTTCAAATGGATCCAATGCAGTTGTTATATTATCAAGCACCTTTATCTGCTGTTATGTTATTCTTCGTTGTGCCATTCTTGGAACCTGTGGAACAGACATTGACAAGAAGTTGGTCATTAATAGACTTA ATCATGGTGATATTATCAGGCATAGTAGCATTCCTTGTCAACTTAACATCCTATTGGATAATAGGAAAAACATCTCCATTAAC GACATTTCAAATTTTGCCTGTTACTTTTAGGTGGATCGTTACTATTTCATGA
- the LOC114876640 gene encoding nardilysin translates to MKLYVTCSSRYFITKVLQCGSKKFFHSTRMPKRSLQSPPEKKLKPNQSTSNSIKNLNTLTENNPHSTSMVVDNMQSENQVENEENCLTDTSQIKVTYLDLPVKSENDKKEYRVIQLENGLTALLIADLHSPGSQNNNANKGAAITSKDEEVTSEEESGSEDESEDEGTDDECGCNGKDSISSSKRLKRDEKMAACGLSIGVGSFSDPPEIPGLAHFLEHMVFMGSEKYPQENDFDAFIKKRGGSDNACTDCETTTYYFEIQEIHLLAALDRFAQFFINPLMKKDAITREREAVESEFQMALPKDENRKEQIFGSLAKANHPSRKFGWGNLVTLRDNVSEEKLYEELHKFRERHYSAHRMKVAIQAKLPLDVLESYVKQCFVNVRNNGLPPDDFSMFKGADAFHTLNFRRIYKMKPIKDVRQVDLTWSLPPVQHLYKSKPHEYISWVLGHKGKGSLMSYLEKKMWCLDLDIDNANSGFADTSMYALFTISLTLTEEGQKQLSEVLNAIFSFINLMQREGPQKRIFDEMQQIMEMNFRFLDEIPPADYVEDLCEDMHYYPPRDYLTGGDLYFEYNPEGIEEYMKYLTVENVNIIILDKKFNEEEFEKVEPWFKTKYTDIEIPKEWIERWRTIEPLAEFHLPLPNVFLTDDFSLIPIPSDVSKYPIKIHSDDITEVWYRPDPKFCVPECYMYFNIVIPMSMSSPKSAALLELFVSILKQLLVEKLYPATVARLNYEMCMSDKGILLIVHGFNQKLPLLLTIIAKYIADSTNLVSEELFDAMKEKTIQEYYNTFLKPKKLVKDVGLSILMLVYWRALDKHVAIRNVQYEEFRNFIKYVTDHIYIQSLVQGNTKKEDVVKNVKEFVETLKCGPLLANTMPQIRVAQIPLGSYCCKVQNFNKTDVNSVVMNYYQSGITSIRLSVIIELIIMIMEEPLFNQLRTLETLGYDVFCLLRDTFGILGYSITVHTQADKFSTEHAANRIEAFLQMFNDILKEMSDEDLESIKEALTKQKLCDDVQLKEEVNRNWPEIVSGNYMFDRIEKELLMIEQITIEELREWMISHTLNGKNLRKLSVHVVGTSEPKENNDSELDLNEQNSNSSLEKVANVKYPLTYLPITEELEDKSSVHCITDIQEYKNGLYSYPSKHTPI, encoded by the exons ATGAAATTGTATGTAACGTGTTCCTCGAGGTACTTCATTACAAAAGTGCTCCAATGCGGGAGTAAAAAGTTCTTTCATTCAACGAGAATGCCAAAACGATCTCTTCAAAGTCCAcctgaaaagaaattaaagccAAATCAGAGCACTAGTAATTCTATAAAAAACTTAAATACTTTGACAGAAAATAACCCTCACTCTACCTCAATGGTGGTTGACAACATGCAAAGTGAAAATCAAGTTGAGAATGAAGAAAACTGTCTAACAGATACATCACAGATAAAAGTTACATACTTAGACCTGCCAGTTAAAtctgaaaatgataaaaaggaGTACAG AGTAATTCAATTAGAAAATGGTTTAACTGCTTTATTAATAGCAGATTTACACTCACCAGGCTCGCAAAATAATAATGCCAATAAag GGGCTGCGATAACTAGCAAGGATGAAGAGGTAACCAGCGAAGAAGAGTCTGGTAGTGAAGATGAAAGCGAAGATGAAGGCACAGATGATGAATGTGGCTGCAATGGAAAAGATTCAATCTCCAGTTCTAAACGGTTGAAAAGAGATGAAAAAATG GCTGCGTGTGGACTGTCTATTGGAGTGGGTAGTTTCAGCGATCCACCAGAAATTCCAGGCTTAGCACATTTCTTAGAACACATGGTTTTCATGGGATCTGAAAAGTATCCTCAG GAAAACGATTTTGatgcatttattaaaaaaagaggCGGTTCCGACAACGCCTGTACGGACTGTGAAACAACGACATATTACTTCGAAATACAAGAGATACATCTTTTAGCAGCGCTTGATCGCTTCGCTCAATTTTTTATCAATCCCCTAATGAAAAAGGATGCCATAACCAGGGAACGCGAGGCTGTAGAAAGTG AATTTCAGATGGCCTTACCCAAAGACGAGAACAGGAAAGAGCAAATATTTGGTAGTCTAGCTAAGGCAAATCATCCATCAAGGAAGTTCGGTTGGGGTAATTTAGTAACGTTACGCGACAACGTGTCAGAGGAAAAATTGTACGAGGAGCTGCATAAATTCCGAGAACGTCATTACAGCGCCCATAGAATGAAAGTTGCCATACAAGCTAAACTTCCATTAGACGTACTGGAATCCTACGTGAAACAATGTTTCGTTAATGTACGGAATAACGGTCTGCCGCCTGATGATTTTAGCATGTTCAAAGGCGCCGACGCGTTTCATACACTGAACTTCCGACGGATCTATAAAATGAAACCGATCAAAGACGTCCGTCAAGTGGATCTAACGTGGTCGTTGCCGCCAGTACAGCATTTGTACAAAAGCAAACCGCACGAGTACATCTCATGGGTGCTGGGTCACAAAGGGAAAGGTTCTCTGATGAGTTACCTGGAGAAAAAGATGTGGTGTCTTGATTTAGACATTGATAACGCGAACAGCGGTTTTGCGGACACTTCTATGTACGCCTTGTTCACTATATCCCTAACGCTTACAGAGGAAGGTCAGAAACAATTATCAGAAGTATTAAACGCAATATTCTCGTTCATCAACCTGATGCAAAGGGAGGGCCCACAGAAGCGGATTTTCGACGAGATGCAACAAATAATGGAAAtgaatttcagatttttagatGAAATACCGCCGGCAGACTACGTGGAAGATCTATGCGAAGATATGCATTATTATCCTCCTAGGGATTATTTAACTGGTGGGGATTTGTACTTCGAGTACAATCCAGAAGGTATAGAAGAATATATGAAGTACTTGACAGTCGAGAATGTGAACATAATTATCCTGGATAAGAAATTCAACGAGGAGGAATTCGAGAAAGTCGAGCCGTGGTTCAAGACGAAATACACCGACATAGAAATACCTAAAGAATGGATAGAACGTTGGAGAACGATAGAACCTCTGGCAGAATTTCATTTACCATTACCGAACGTTTTCCTTACCGATGATTTCAGTTTGATCCCGATACCGTCTGACGTGTCCAAGTATCcgataaaaattcattcgGACGATATAACTGAAGTTTGGTATCGGCCTGATCCAAAATTCTGTGTGCCCGAGTGTTAcatgtattttaatatcgtAATACCGATGTCGATGAGTTCTCCCAAGAG CGCAGCCCTGCTGGAACTGTTTGTTTCGATACTGAAACAATTGTTGGTGGAAAAATTATATCCAGCTACAGTTGCAAGATTGAATTACGAGATGTGCATGAGCGACAAGGGTATACTGCTAATAGTGCATGGATTTAATCAGAAGTTACCACTTTTGCTAACGATTATTGCCAAGTATATCGCAGACTCGACGAATCTCGTATCAGAGGAGCTGTTCGACGCGATGAAGGAGAAGACGATCCAGGAGTATtacaatacatttttaaagCCTAAAAAGTTAGTCAAAGACGTGGGTTTGTCTATATTGATGCTAGTCTATTGGCGCGCCCTCGACAAGCACGTTGCCATTCGCAATGTTCAATACGAAGAGTTTCGAAACTTTATTAAATACGTTACTGATCATATTTACATTCAGTCTCTGGTGCAGGGTAACACGAAGAAAGAGGATGTTGTAAAGAACGTTAAAGAGTTTGTGGAGACGTTAAAATGTGGACCGTTGCTGGCTAACACTATGCCACAGATCAGAGTTGCACAGATACCATTGGGTTCGTATTGTTGCAAAGTAcagaatttcaataaaaccGATGTGAATTCAGTGGTAATGAATTATTATCAATCTGGTATTACATCCATCAGATTATCAGTAATcattgaattaataattatgatCATGGAGGAGCCTCTTTTCAATCAGCTCAGAACGCTAGAAACATTAGGCTATGATGTATTCTGCCTGTTAAGAGATACATTTGGTATCCTCGGATATTCCATCACTGTCCATACTCAAGCGGACAAGTTTTCCACAGAACACGCGGCTAACAGAATCGAAGCCTTTCTACAAATGTTCAACgatattttgaaagaaatgtCAGATGAGGATTTAGAGAGCATCAAAGAGGCACTGACGAAACAAAAATTGTGCGACGATGTTCAGTTGAAGGAGGAAGTGAATAGAAACTGGCCAGAAATCGTATCGGGCAATTATATGTTTGATAGAATTGAAAAAGAGTTACTTATGATCGAGCAGATAACTATAGAGGAACTGAGAGAATGGATGATTTCTCACACGCTTAATGGAAAGAATTTGAGAAAGCTGAGCGTCCATGTGGTTGGAACTTCTGAACCTAAAGAAAACAATGATAGTGAATTGGATTTAAATGAACAAAACT CTAATTCGTCACTGGAAAAGGTTGCAAACGTGAAGTATCCCCTTACTTATCTTCCTATCACAGAAGAGCTTGAAGATAAATCTTCTGTGCATTGTATCACTGATATTCAAGAATACAAAAACGGGTTATATAGTTACCCCTCAAAGCATACTCCTATTTAA
- the LOC114876697 gene encoding solute carrier family 35 member E3-like isoform X2 produces MKKKILTAFYLILNIFFSIVIVLLNKWLYINVGFPNVTLSMIHFVVTFIGLIICEKFDVFCIKDIAIKEMFLIAVIFCGFVVLTNLSLEHNTVGTYQVAKMLTTPCVIMMQIIFYRKQFSIFVKLTLILITIGVVINFYYDIQFNIIGTVYASMGVFLTSLYQVMINIKQREFQMDPMQLLYYQAPLSAVMLFFVVPFLEPVEQTLTRSWSLIDLIMVILSGIVAFLVNLTSYWIIGKTSPLTYNMAGHFKFCLLLLGGSLLFHETLIINQVIGITLTLIGIILYAHVKI; encoded by the exons atgaagaaaaaaattcttaCAGCATTTTATTTGATTCTGAACATCTTCTTTTCTATTGTAattgtattattaaataaatggcTTTACATAAATGTTGGCTTTCCAAATGTCACACTTTCTATGATACATTTTGTCGTCACTTTTATTGGATTGATAATATGTGAAAAATTTGATGTTTTCTGTATAAAAGATATCGCGATCAAGGAAATGTTCTTGATCGCTGTAATATTTTGTGGATTTGTCGTGCTGACCAACTTAAGTTTGGAGCACAATACAGTTGGAACTTATCAAGTAGCTAAAATGCTGACAACACCTTGCGTGATAATGatgcaaataatattttatagaaaacaatttagcatatttgtaaaattaacaTTGATTCTTATCACGATAGGAgtagtaattaatttttactatgatattcaatttaatattattggAACTGTATACGCATCAATGGGAGTATTTCTAACGTCTTTATACCAAGTG ATGATAAATATTAAGCAAAGAGAATTTCAAATGGATCCAATGCAGTTGTTATATTATCAAGCACCTTTATCTGCTGTTATGTTATTCTTCGTTGTGCCATTCTTGGAACCTGTGGAACAGACATTGACAAGAAGTTGGTCATTAATAGACTTA ATCATGGTGATATTATCAGGCATAGTAGCATTCCTTGTCAACTTAACATCCTATTGGATAATAGGAAAAACATCTCCATTAAC TTATAACATGGCAGGACATTTCAAATTTTGCCTGTTACTTTTAGGTGGATCGTTACTATTTCATGAAACCCTTATTATAAATCAAGTAATTGGTATAACTTTGACATTGATTGGAATTATTTTGTATGCACATGTTAAA ATATAG